Proteins from one Neodiprion fabricii isolate iyNeoFabr1 chromosome 5, iyNeoFabr1.1, whole genome shotgun sequence genomic window:
- the LOC124183981 gene encoding probable aminoacyl tRNA synthase complex-interacting multifunctional protein 2 isoform X1, producing MSCGTTMYALKPIVLMPGEVYEPKSVYIMKNINEVQQKLSDRTSHESSKIVSDITEQVIKFLKNPLPEIVELELRQEKILSQLAELKKQVSSLYGILKNSRPSNTTHVIAPRSKEKVRTDLVVNVNPTKPPFSLLALQNIWNDTDIYVSCHTHSTSTSPVPEFPLTAQNFNSENHTVEVSLIWKEISDLEVIISGVRGTRLLGEVSLLRYLSRLIASHNYESRECGIDASKIDSLLDLCHELSFQKSRMHANSVFATLAGNVGNGQWLLSRSSPSIADVAAWSAIKQLDDPNLPGNLTSWFKRCDNVFWRK from the exons ATGAGTTGCGGCACAACGATGTACGCGTTAAAACCGATTGTCTTGATGCCAGGAGAAGTTTACGAGCCGAAAAGCGTGTACATAATGAAAAACATAAACGAGGTTCAACAGAAGTTGAGTGATCGTACGAGCCACGAGAGTAGCAAGATTGTGTCGGATATTACCGAACAGGttatcaagtttttaaag aatcCGTTGCCAGAAATCGTAGAGCTGGAACTCAGGCaggaaaaaattctatcacAGCTAGCCGAACTGAAGAAGCAGGTCTCTAGTCTATatggaatattaaaaaattcaagaccTAGCAATACTACCCATGTCATTGCTCCGAGAAGCAAG GAAAAGGTTCGCACGGATTTGGTGGTAAATGTAAATCCCACTAAACCTCCTTTTTCATTGTTGGCGTTGCAAAATATTTGGAATGACACAGATATCTACGTTTCCTGTCACACTCACTCTACCAGCACATCTCCAGTTCCTGAATTTCCACTGACTGCGCAAAATTTCAATAGTGAGAACCACACCGTCGAGGTATCACTGATATGGAAAGAAA TATCAGATCTGGAAGTAATCATCTCTGGCGTCCGAGGAACGCGACTCCTAGGTGAAGTGAGCCTCTTGAGGTACCTAAGCAGGCTTATTGCCAGCCATAATTACGAGAGTAGGGAATGTGGAATTGACGCATCGAAAATTGATTCTTTGCTAGACCTTTGCCATGAGCTATCTTTCCAAAAGTCACGAATGCATGCAAACTCGGTATTTGCGACTCTAGCCGGTAATGTAGGAAACGGACAATGGCTGCTCTCAAGGAGCTCTCCAAGCATAGCAGACGTAGCTGCATGGTCAGCAATCAAACAATTAGATGATCCAAACTTGCCTGGTAACTTAACCAGCTGGTTCAAGAGATGTGACAACGTCTTTTGGCGTAAATAA
- the LOC124183981 gene encoding probable aminoacyl tRNA synthase complex-interacting multifunctional protein 2 isoform X2, translating to MSCGTTMYALKPIVLMPGEVYEPKSVYIMKNINEVQQKLSDRTSHESSKIVSDITEQNPLPEIVELELRQEKILSQLAELKKQVSSLYGILKNSRPSNTTHVIAPRSKEKVRTDLVVNVNPTKPPFSLLALQNIWNDTDIYVSCHTHSTSTSPVPEFPLTAQNFNSENHTVEVSLIWKEISDLEVIISGVRGTRLLGEVSLLRYLSRLIASHNYESRECGIDASKIDSLLDLCHELSFQKSRMHANSVFATLAGNVGNGQWLLSRSSPSIADVAAWSAIKQLDDPNLPGNLTSWFKRCDNVFWRK from the exons ATGAGTTGCGGCACAACGATGTACGCGTTAAAACCGATTGTCTTGATGCCAGGAGAAGTTTACGAGCCGAAAAGCGTGTACATAATGAAAAACATAAACGAGGTTCAACAGAAGTTGAGTGATCGTACGAGCCACGAGAGTAGCAAGATTGTGTCGGATATTACCGAACAG aatcCGTTGCCAGAAATCGTAGAGCTGGAACTCAGGCaggaaaaaattctatcacAGCTAGCCGAACTGAAGAAGCAGGTCTCTAGTCTATatggaatattaaaaaattcaagaccTAGCAATACTACCCATGTCATTGCTCCGAGAAGCAAG GAAAAGGTTCGCACGGATTTGGTGGTAAATGTAAATCCCACTAAACCTCCTTTTTCATTGTTGGCGTTGCAAAATATTTGGAATGACACAGATATCTACGTTTCCTGTCACACTCACTCTACCAGCACATCTCCAGTTCCTGAATTTCCACTGACTGCGCAAAATTTCAATAGTGAGAACCACACCGTCGAGGTATCACTGATATGGAAAGAAA TATCAGATCTGGAAGTAATCATCTCTGGCGTCCGAGGAACGCGACTCCTAGGTGAAGTGAGCCTCTTGAGGTACCTAAGCAGGCTTATTGCCAGCCATAATTACGAGAGTAGGGAATGTGGAATTGACGCATCGAAAATTGATTCTTTGCTAGACCTTTGCCATGAGCTATCTTTCCAAAAGTCACGAATGCATGCAAACTCGGTATTTGCGACTCTAGCCGGTAATGTAGGAAACGGACAATGGCTGCTCTCAAGGAGCTCTCCAAGCATAGCAGACGTAGCTGCATGGTCAGCAATCAAACAATTAGATGATCCAAACTTGCCTGGTAACTTAACCAGCTGGTTCAAGAGATGTGACAACGTCTTTTGGCGTAAATAA